In a genomic window of Nostoc sp. UHCC 0870:
- a CDS encoding glycosyltransferase family 2 protein, which produces MGSSVVGETVFISVVIPTYNRQPILEKCLRALEMQQLSASTVLGDYEVVLVDDGSTDGTLDWLAAHKEEFSRVRWFEQDHAGPAAARNLGVEQAQGDIIIFIDSDLVVLENFLQAHADALVQGQEKLASDRFFTYGAVINTCNFDNPTAEPYKITDFSAAFFATGNVAIPKHWLKEAGLFDTGFKLYGWEDLELGVRLKNLGLKLIKCPAAVGYHWHPAFNLDQIPNLIDKEIQRGRMGVLFYQKHPTWEVKMMIQMTWFHRLLWGILSLNGALNERTMTPFLQWLINLGKPQLALEIARIFLNWYNVKGVYEAYGQLSGQ; this is translated from the coding sequence ATCGCCAGCCAATTTTAGAAAAATGCCTGCGTGCCTTGGAGATGCAGCAACTGAGTGCATCAACTGTTTTAGGTGATTATGAAGTTGTCTTAGTAGATGATGGTTCTACTGACGGTACATTAGATTGGTTAGCCGCACACAAAGAAGAGTTTTCCCGTGTGCGCTGGTTTGAGCAAGACCATGCAGGGCCTGCGGCGGCTCGTAATTTGGGTGTAGAACAGGCACAAGGGGACATCATTATATTTATAGATAGTGATTTAGTCGTCCTGGAAAATTTCCTGCAAGCTCATGCAGACGCTTTAGTGCAGGGTCAAGAGAAATTAGCAAGCGATCGCTTTTTTACCTACGGTGCTGTCATTAATACTTGCAATTTCGACAATCCCACCGCCGAACCCTATAAAATCACAGATTTCTCCGCCGCGTTTTTCGCTACAGGGAACGTCGCCATCCCTAAGCATTGGTTAAAAGAAGCCGGATTGTTTGACACTGGTTTTAAACTCTACGGCTGGGAAGACTTAGAACTCGGTGTCAGACTGAAAAATCTCGGATTAAAACTCATTAAATGTCCAGCCGCCGTTGGTTATCACTGGCATCCGGCATTTAACTTAGATCAAATTCCCAACTTAATCGATAAAGAAATTCAACGCGGTCGCATGGGCGTTTTATTTTATCAAAAACACCCCACATGGGAAGTCAAAATGATGATTCAAATGACTTGGTTTCATCGTTTGCTGTGGGGAATCCTTTCACTCAACGGCGCATTAAATGAACGGACAATGACCCCGTTTTTACAATGGTTGATTAATTTAGGTAAGCCACAGCTAGCTTTAGAAATTGCCCGAATTTTTCTCAACTGGTACAACGTCAAGGGTGTATATGAGGCTTATGGTCAATTGAGTGGGCAGTAG